One stretch of Mangifera indica cultivar Alphonso chromosome 9, CATAS_Mindica_2.1, whole genome shotgun sequence DNA includes these proteins:
- the LOC123224760 gene encoding zinc finger CCCH domain-containing protein 37-like isoform X3 translates to MANQLYGYNSSYASAGDGGTPTSSSSLRYLVGSSDSDHSKYASFSFYNDVLRYSSQQSWPPGVDPTDQLSTPIKRASQALYHQTLLGAHTTLGQSEAWYSTNSLAKRPRFESTSHLPVYPQRPGEKDCAYYMQTRTCKYGDTCKFDHPIWVPEGGIPDWKEVLHIATSESLPERPGEPDCPYFLKTQRCKFGLKCKFNHPNENLVTSVGFSGNADFFTLPDRPSEPPCAFYLKTGTCKFGATCKFHHPKDMQMPSAGQENGNSKQNESVTNGTAGDLYVPGPVVSYTPAILHNSKGLPIRPGEVDCPFYLKTGSCKYGATCRYNHPDRNSINPTAAAAAIGHPLITSPAASLNIGVVNPAASLYQTIDPRLAQPTLAIVSTLNAQDRRNVITI, encoded by the exons ATGGCTAACCAATTGTACGGCTACAACTCAAGTTATGCTTCAGCTGGAGATGGTGGGACACCAACATCCTCTTCCTCTCTTCGTTATCTGGTTGGGTCTTCCGACTCCGATCACTCTAAGTACGCATCTTTCTCCTTTTACAACGATGTATTGAGGTACTCTTCTCAGCAGTCATGGCCTCCTGGTGTTGACCCCACTGATCAGCTCTCTACTCCCATTAAACGAGCTTCGCAAG CGCTCTATCATCAGACTCTTTTGGGTGCCCATACCACTCTTGGGCAAAGTGAAGCTTGGTATTCTACCAACTCATTAGCCAAGCGCCCTAGATTCGAGAGTACAAGCCATTTACCTGTGTATCCACAGAGGCCAGGGGAGAAGGATTGTGCCTACTATATGCAAACAAGAACCTGTAAATATGGAGATACCTGCAAGTTTGACCATCCTATTTGGGTTCCTGAAGGTGGAATCCCAGATTGGAAAGAG GTTCTGCATATTGCTACAAGTGAGTCCCTTCCTGAGAGACCAGGAGAGCCAGATTGTCCT TATTTTCTGAAAACTCAAAGATGCAAATTTGGTTTGAAGTGCAAGTTTAATCATCCAAACGAAAATTTGGTTACTTCAGTG GGTTTTTCTGGAAATGCTGACTTTTTCACCTTACCGGATAGGCCTTCCGAGCCCCCATGTGCT TTCTATTTGAAGACTGGAACTTGTAAGTTTGGTGCAACTTGCAAATTTCATCATCCAAAAGATATGCAAATGCCGTCAGCTGGACAAGAAAATGGTAATAGCAAGCAAAATGAATCAGTAACTAATGGAACCGCTGGAGATCTATATGTGCCTGGGCCTGTTGTTTCGTATACCCCAGCAATTTTACATAACTCCAAAGGACTTCCTATTAGACCG GGAGAAGTGGATTGTCCATTCTACTTGAAAACTGGGAG TTGCAAATATGGTGCCACTTGCCGCTACAATCATCCTGACAGAAATT CAATCAATCCTACTGCTGCAGCTGCTGCAATAGGGCATCCTCTTATAACCTCCCCAGCAGCTAGTCTGAACATAGGTGTTGTGAATCCAGCTGCTTCACTATATCAAACTATTGACCCCAGATTGGCTCAGCCAACA TTGGCAATAGTATCTACCCTCAACGCCCAGGACAGACGGAATGTGAT TACTATATGA
- the LOC123224760 gene encoding zinc finger CCCH domain-containing protein 37-like isoform X4: MGKVLHIATSESLPERPGEPDCPYFLKTQRCKFGLKCKFNHPNENLVTSVGFSGNADFFTLPDRPSEPPCAFYLKTGTCKFGATCKFHHPKDMQMPSAGQENGNSKQNESVTNGTAGDLYVPGPVVSYTPAILHNSKGLPIRPGEVDCPFYLKTGSCKYGATCRYNHPDRNSINPTAAAAAIGHPLITSPAASLNIGVVNPAASLYQTIDPRLAQPTLAVGNSIYPQRPGQTECDYYMKTGECKYGERCKFNHPIDRTAPTLSATKQSSQENVKLTLAGLPRREGAVHCPYYMKTGTCKYGPTCKFDHPPPGEVMAMAALQGTSIGEVKGDENEAETTQSQAVRS, translated from the exons ATGGGCAAG GTTCTGCATATTGCTACAAGTGAGTCCCTTCCTGAGAGACCAGGAGAGCCAGATTGTCCT TATTTTCTGAAAACTCAAAGATGCAAATTTGGTTTGAAGTGCAAGTTTAATCATCCAAACGAAAATTTGGTTACTTCAGTG GGTTTTTCTGGAAATGCTGACTTTTTCACCTTACCGGATAGGCCTTCCGAGCCCCCATGTGCT TTCTATTTGAAGACTGGAACTTGTAAGTTTGGTGCAACTTGCAAATTTCATCATCCAAAAGATATGCAAATGCCGTCAGCTGGACAAGAAAATGGTAATAGCAAGCAAAATGAATCAGTAACTAATGGAACCGCTGGAGATCTATATGTGCCTGGGCCTGTTGTTTCGTATACCCCAGCAATTTTACATAACTCCAAAGGACTTCCTATTAGACCG GGAGAAGTGGATTGTCCATTCTACTTGAAAACTGGGAG TTGCAAATATGGTGCCACTTGCCGCTACAATCATCCTGACAGAAATT CAATCAATCCTACTGCTGCAGCTGCTGCAATAGGGCATCCTCTTATAACCTCCCCAGCAGCTAGTCTGAACATAGGTGTTGTGAATCCAGCTGCTTCACTATATCAAACTATTGACCCCAGATTGGCTCAGCCAACA CTTGCAGTTGGCAATAGTATCTACCCTCAACGCCCAGGACAGACGGAATGTGAT TACTATATGAAGACAGGGGAATGTAAGTATGGGGAAAGATGCAAGTTTAATCATCCTATTGATCGGACAGCACCAACACTCTCAGCAACAAAGCAATCTTCTCAAGAGAATGTAAAGCTCACTCTTGCTGGATTGCCTAGGCGAGAg GGTGCTGTTCATtgtccatattatatgaagactgGAACTTGCAAGTATGGTCCAACATGTAAGTTTGACCACCCACCACCTGGAGAGGTGATGGCTATGGCAGCGCTGCAAGGAACATCAATTGGGGAAGTGAAGGGGGATGAAAATGAGGCTGAAACTACTCAAAGTCAAGCAGTGAGGTCCTGA
- the LOC123224760 gene encoding zinc finger CCCH domain-containing protein 37-like isoform X1 codes for MANQLYGYNSSYASAGDGGTPTSSSSLRYLVGSSDSDHSKYASFSFYNDVLRYSSQQSWPPGVDPTDQLSTPIKRASQALYHQTLLGAHTTLGQSEAWYSTNSLAKRPRFESTSHLPVYPQRPGEKDCAYYMQTRTCKYGDTCKFDHPIWVPEGGIPDWKEVLHIATSESLPERPGEPDCPYFLKTQRCKFGLKCKFNHPNENLVTSVGFSGNADFFTLPDRPSEPPCAFYLKTGTCKFGATCKFHHPKDMQMPSAGQENGNSKQNESVTNGTAGDLYVPGPVVSYTPAILHNSKGLPIRPGEVDCPFYLKTGSCKYGATCRYNHPDRNSINPTAAAAAIGHPLITSPAASLNIGVVNPAASLYQTIDPRLAQPTLAVGNSIYPQRPGQTECDYYMKTGECKYGERCKFNHPIDRTAPTLSATKQSSQENVKLTLAGLPRREGAVHCPYYMKTGTCKYGPTCKFDHPPPGEVMAMAALQGTSIGEVKGDENEAETTQSQAVRS; via the exons ATGGCTAACCAATTGTACGGCTACAACTCAAGTTATGCTTCAGCTGGAGATGGTGGGACACCAACATCCTCTTCCTCTCTTCGTTATCTGGTTGGGTCTTCCGACTCCGATCACTCTAAGTACGCATCTTTCTCCTTTTACAACGATGTATTGAGGTACTCTTCTCAGCAGTCATGGCCTCCTGGTGTTGACCCCACTGATCAGCTCTCTACTCCCATTAAACGAGCTTCGCAAG CGCTCTATCATCAGACTCTTTTGGGTGCCCATACCACTCTTGGGCAAAGTGAAGCTTGGTATTCTACCAACTCATTAGCCAAGCGCCCTAGATTCGAGAGTACAAGCCATTTACCTGTGTATCCACAGAGGCCAGGGGAGAAGGATTGTGCCTACTATATGCAAACAAGAACCTGTAAATATGGAGATACCTGCAAGTTTGACCATCCTATTTGGGTTCCTGAAGGTGGAATCCCAGATTGGAAAGAG GTTCTGCATATTGCTACAAGTGAGTCCCTTCCTGAGAGACCAGGAGAGCCAGATTGTCCT TATTTTCTGAAAACTCAAAGATGCAAATTTGGTTTGAAGTGCAAGTTTAATCATCCAAACGAAAATTTGGTTACTTCAGTG GGTTTTTCTGGAAATGCTGACTTTTTCACCTTACCGGATAGGCCTTCCGAGCCCCCATGTGCT TTCTATTTGAAGACTGGAACTTGTAAGTTTGGTGCAACTTGCAAATTTCATCATCCAAAAGATATGCAAATGCCGTCAGCTGGACAAGAAAATGGTAATAGCAAGCAAAATGAATCAGTAACTAATGGAACCGCTGGAGATCTATATGTGCCTGGGCCTGTTGTTTCGTATACCCCAGCAATTTTACATAACTCCAAAGGACTTCCTATTAGACCG GGAGAAGTGGATTGTCCATTCTACTTGAAAACTGGGAG TTGCAAATATGGTGCCACTTGCCGCTACAATCATCCTGACAGAAATT CAATCAATCCTACTGCTGCAGCTGCTGCAATAGGGCATCCTCTTATAACCTCCCCAGCAGCTAGTCTGAACATAGGTGTTGTGAATCCAGCTGCTTCACTATATCAAACTATTGACCCCAGATTGGCTCAGCCAACA CTTGCAGTTGGCAATAGTATCTACCCTCAACGCCCAGGACAGACGGAATGTGAT TACTATATGAAGACAGGGGAATGTAAGTATGGGGAAAGATGCAAGTTTAATCATCCTATTGATCGGACAGCACCAACACTCTCAGCAACAAAGCAATCTTCTCAAGAGAATGTAAAGCTCACTCTTGCTGGATTGCCTAGGCGAGAg GGTGCTGTTCATtgtccatattatatgaagactgGAACTTGCAAGTATGGTCCAACATGTAAGTTTGACCACCCACCACCTGGAGAGGTGATGGCTATGGCAGCGCTGCAAGGAACATCAATTGGGGAAGTGAAGGGGGATGAAAATGAGGCTGAAACTACTCAAAGTCAAGCAGTGAGGTCCTGA
- the LOC123225059 gene encoding uncharacterized protein LOC123225059, producing the protein MSGAQGAQPPGSKTVTAYGSVQEQESRPKTDIRSKQDERGIKVDELQDKVEDPTGKGGPVFGAGKDENKQDLGVTGTG; encoded by the coding sequence atgtcaGGGGCGCAAGGAGCACAGCCGCCGGGATCAAAGACGGTAACGGCATACGGGTCAGTGCAAGAGCAAGAGAGCAGGCCAAAGACAGACATCAGGTCAAAGCAAGATGAGCGTGGGATTAAGGTCGATGAACTTCAGGACAAGGTTGAAGACCCGACTGGCAAAGGAGGACCTGTATTTGGTGCTggaaaagatgaaaacaagCAAGACTTGGGTGTCACTGGCACTGGCTAg
- the LOC123224760 gene encoding zinc finger CCCH domain-containing protein 37-like isoform X2, which translates to MANQLYGYNSSYASAGDGGTPTSSSSLRYLVGSSDSDHSKYASFSFYNDVLRYSSQQSWPPGVDPTDQLSTPIKRASQALYHQTLLGAHTTLGQSEAWYSTNSLAKRPRFESTSHLPVYPQRPGEKDCAYYMQTRTCKYGDTCKFDHPIWVPEGGIPDWKEVLHIATSESLPERPGEPDCPYFLKTQRCKFGLKCKFNHPNENLVTSVGFSGNADFFTLPDRPSEPPCAFYLKTGTCKFGATCKFHHPKDMQMPSAGQENGNSKQNESVTNGTAGDLYVPGPVVSYTPAILHNSKGLPIRPGEVDCPFYLKTGSCKYGATCRYNHPDRNSINPTAAAAAIGHPLITSPAASLNIGVVNPAASLYQTIDPRLAQPTLAVGNSIYPQRPGQTECDYYMKTGECKYGERCKFNHPIDRTAPTLSATKQSSQENVKLTLAGLPRRETGTCKYGPTCKFDHPPPGEVMAMAALQGTSIGEVKGDENEAETTQSQAVRS; encoded by the exons ATGGCTAACCAATTGTACGGCTACAACTCAAGTTATGCTTCAGCTGGAGATGGTGGGACACCAACATCCTCTTCCTCTCTTCGTTATCTGGTTGGGTCTTCCGACTCCGATCACTCTAAGTACGCATCTTTCTCCTTTTACAACGATGTATTGAGGTACTCTTCTCAGCAGTCATGGCCTCCTGGTGTTGACCCCACTGATCAGCTCTCTACTCCCATTAAACGAGCTTCGCAAG CGCTCTATCATCAGACTCTTTTGGGTGCCCATACCACTCTTGGGCAAAGTGAAGCTTGGTATTCTACCAACTCATTAGCCAAGCGCCCTAGATTCGAGAGTACAAGCCATTTACCTGTGTATCCACAGAGGCCAGGGGAGAAGGATTGTGCCTACTATATGCAAACAAGAACCTGTAAATATGGAGATACCTGCAAGTTTGACCATCCTATTTGGGTTCCTGAAGGTGGAATCCCAGATTGGAAAGAG GTTCTGCATATTGCTACAAGTGAGTCCCTTCCTGAGAGACCAGGAGAGCCAGATTGTCCT TATTTTCTGAAAACTCAAAGATGCAAATTTGGTTTGAAGTGCAAGTTTAATCATCCAAACGAAAATTTGGTTACTTCAGTG GGTTTTTCTGGAAATGCTGACTTTTTCACCTTACCGGATAGGCCTTCCGAGCCCCCATGTGCT TTCTATTTGAAGACTGGAACTTGTAAGTTTGGTGCAACTTGCAAATTTCATCATCCAAAAGATATGCAAATGCCGTCAGCTGGACAAGAAAATGGTAATAGCAAGCAAAATGAATCAGTAACTAATGGAACCGCTGGAGATCTATATGTGCCTGGGCCTGTTGTTTCGTATACCCCAGCAATTTTACATAACTCCAAAGGACTTCCTATTAGACCG GGAGAAGTGGATTGTCCATTCTACTTGAAAACTGGGAG TTGCAAATATGGTGCCACTTGCCGCTACAATCATCCTGACAGAAATT CAATCAATCCTACTGCTGCAGCTGCTGCAATAGGGCATCCTCTTATAACCTCCCCAGCAGCTAGTCTGAACATAGGTGTTGTGAATCCAGCTGCTTCACTATATCAAACTATTGACCCCAGATTGGCTCAGCCAACA CTTGCAGTTGGCAATAGTATCTACCCTCAACGCCCAGGACAGACGGAATGTGAT TACTATATGAAGACAGGGGAATGTAAGTATGGGGAAAGATGCAAGTTTAATCATCCTATTGATCGGACAGCACCAACACTCTCAGCAACAAAGCAATCTTCTCAAGAGAATGTAAAGCTCACTCTTGCTGGATTGCCTAGGCGAGAg actgGAACTTGCAAGTATGGTCCAACATGTAAGTTTGACCACCCACCACCTGGAGAGGTGATGGCTATGGCAGCGCTGCAAGGAACATCAATTGGGGAAGTGAAGGGGGATGAAAATGAGGCTGAAACTACTCAAAGTCAAGCAGTGAGGTCCTGA